One Parachlamydia sp. AcF125 DNA segment encodes these proteins:
- a CDS encoding nucleotide sugar dehydrogenase codes for MPISIEKIKSKQITVGIVGLGYVGFPLSLVFAEANVRVIGFDIDENKISAIQEGKSYIQHFNHGRLQKVRENNRFTATSNYDQIRNCDAVIICVPTPLDHHLEPDLRFVVKTCEALAPHLQPHTLVSLESTTWPGTTEEVVIPMLEKSGNLRLNENLYVCFSPEREDPGNKSFGTKNIPKLVGGANQKSLELAVELYRLGIENIVPLSGTRVAETAKLFENIFRSVNIALVNELKLICDPMGIDVWEVIRAAATKPFGFMPFWPGPGLGGHCIPIDPFYLTWKAKEYGVQTRFIELAGEINRSMPRYVVSKVQDCLNQANKAMKGSKILVLGLAYKADIDDMRESPSLELIKLMQEKGAIVDYHDNHIPEIGVTREYSFLAGKKSVPLSNKYDCFVLATHHHYFSVDHILSFKVPIIDTRNFLPECSLVFKA; via the coding sequence ATGCCTATTTCTATTGAAAAAATTAAATCTAAACAAATTACGGTGGGAATTGTCGGCTTAGGCTATGTTGGCTTTCCTCTTTCTTTGGTTTTTGCCGAAGCAAATGTGCGTGTCATTGGATTTGACATCGATGAAAATAAAATTTCAGCTATTCAAGAGGGCAAAAGTTATATTCAACACTTCAATCACGGTAGGCTGCAAAAAGTTCGCGAAAATAATCGATTCACCGCCACCTCGAACTACGATCAAATTCGGAACTGCGATGCGGTGATCATTTGCGTTCCAACCCCCCTTGATCATCATTTAGAACCTGATTTACGCTTTGTGGTGAAAACCTGCGAAGCCCTTGCTCCTCATCTACAACCACACACACTTGTTTCTCTAGAAAGCACAACTTGGCCAGGCACAACAGAGGAAGTGGTCATTCCTATGTTAGAAAAATCTGGAAATTTACGTCTTAATGAAAACCTCTATGTCTGTTTCAGCCCTGAAAGAGAAGATCCTGGTAATAAGTCTTTCGGCACAAAAAACATCCCTAAGCTTGTAGGAGGAGCTAATCAAAAAAGCTTAGAATTAGCAGTAGAACTCTACCGGCTTGGAATTGAAAACATCGTGCCTTTGTCCGGTACGCGCGTAGCGGAGACCGCTAAGTTATTTGAAAACATCTTCCGCAGCGTCAATATTGCCCTTGTGAACGAGCTAAAATTGATTTGTGATCCCATGGGTATTGACGTCTGGGAAGTCATTCGAGCAGCCGCCACCAAACCATTTGGTTTTATGCCTTTCTGGCCAGGACCAGGTTTAGGAGGCCACTGTATCCCAATTGATCCCTTTTACCTTACTTGGAAAGCAAAAGAATATGGGGTGCAAACACGTTTTATTGAGCTTGCGGGTGAAATTAACCGCTCTATGCCGCGCTATGTGGTTAGCAAAGTTCAAGACTGTTTAAACCAAGCTAACAAAGCCATGAAAGGGTCCAAAATCCTAGTTTTAGGGCTCGCTTACAAAGCTGACATTGATGATATGCGAGAAAGTCCTAGCCTAGAGTTAATCAAATTGATGCAAGAAAAAGGAGCTATTGTCGACTATCACGATAATCATATTCCTGAAATTGGAGTAACCAGGGAATATAGCTTTTTAGCGGGAAAAAAAAGTGTTCCTCTATCTAACAAGTATGATTGCTTTGTTTTGGCAACCCACCACCATTATTTTTCTGTAGATCATATTTTATCGTTTAAAGTCCCCATCATCGATACGCGAAACTTTTTGCCAGAATGCTCACTTGTATTTAAGGCATAG